A stretch of the uncultured Fusobacterium sp. genome encodes the following:
- the ileS gene encoding isoleucine--tRNA ligase, whose translation MSDKDYGATLNLPKTSFQMKANLPNKEPKFIKMWQEQEIYFKGIDKDKPSFILHDGPPYANGEIHIGHALNKILKDIILKYKRLRGYNAPYIPGWDTHGLPIELKVTEKLGSKAKEMTPAEIRELCAEYAKKWVGIQREGFVRLGVLGDWENPYLTLKPEYEAKQLEVFGELYENGYIFKGLKPIYWSPVTETALAEAEIEYKNVSSPSIYVKMKANQDLLDRIGMTEETWVVIWTTTPWTLPANVAISLNPDFEYGVYKTEKGNLILGKDLAEQAFSAMEIENYELIKEFVGRDIERTTYQHPFLDRTGLVILGTHVTADAGTGCVHTAPGHGQDDYVVGTRYGLPVISPINHKGVLTEDAGQFAGLFYAKANKEICTYLEGTGDLLKLKMIEHSYPHDWRSKTPVIFRATEQWFVNVEGSDIRERALKALDDVTFIPAWGRNRIGSMLETRPDWCISRQRVWGVPIPVFYNVATGKEIFNRDILNRIIEIVKKEGTIAWVKYSAEELIGEELLEKYNLKDVELRKETNIMDVWFDSGVSHRAVLETRGDLLHRPADLYLEGSDQHRGWFQTSLLTSIGSTHDAPFKNILTHGFVNDGEGKKMSKSVGNTVVPADVIKVYGADILRLWCASVDYREDVKISDNILKQMAEAYRRVRNTARYILGNSNDFNPNTDRVPYEQLMEIDKWALHKLEVLKRKVTENYDKYEFYNLFQDIHYFAGVDMSAFYLDIIKDRLYTEGTNSIERRSAQTVMTEILVTLTKMIAPILSFTAEEIWETLPEVLKDKESVLLTDWYKENDEYLNPEIENKWVEIIKVRKEANKSLEKARQGKDRIIGNSLDAKVMLHSTDAETQKFLVENREKLELALIVSEVEIVENIDETFTKGEEATDLYIKVLHAEGEKCERCWKYSKELGKDPEHPTLCPRCASVLKK comes from the coding sequence ATGAGTGATAAGGATTATGGAGCCACTCTAAACCTTCCGAAGACTAGTTTTCAAATGAAAGCTAACCTTCCAAATAAAGAGCCTAAATTTATAAAGATGTGGCAAGAGCAGGAGATTTATTTTAAAGGAATAGATAAAGATAAACCTTCTTTCATATTACATGATGGACCACCATATGCAAATGGTGAAATCCATATAGGACATGCACTTAATAAAATATTAAAAGATATTATCTTAAAATATAAGAGATTAAGAGGATATAATGCCCCATATATTCCAGGTTGGGATACACATGGACTTCCTATTGAATTAAAAGTAACAGAAAAATTAGGATCAAAAGCTAAGGAGATGACTCCAGCAGAGATCAGAGAACTTTGTGCAGAATATGCTAAAAAATGGGTAGGAATTCAAAGAGAAGGATTTGTAAGATTAGGAGTTTTAGGAGACTGGGAAAACCCTTACCTAACTTTAAAACCAGAATATGAAGCTAAACAATTAGAAGTATTTGGAGAGCTTTATGAAAATGGATATATTTTTAAAGGATTAAAACCTATTTATTGGTCACCAGTTACTGAAACAGCCTTAGCAGAAGCTGAAATAGAGTATAAAAATGTATCTTCACCTTCAATCTATGTAAAGATGAAAGCTAATCAAGATCTATTAGATAGAATTGGAATGACAGAGGAAACTTGGGTTGTAATTTGGACAACAACTCCTTGGACACTTCCAGCAAACGTAGCTATATCTTTAAACCCTGATTTTGAATATGGAGTATACAAAACAGAAAAAGGAAACTTAATTTTAGGAAAAGATCTAGCTGAACAAGCATTCTCAGCTATGGAAATTGAAAACTATGAATTAATAAAAGAATTTGTAGGTAGAGATATCGAAAGAACTACTTATCAACATCCATTCTTAGATAGAACAGGATTAGTTATTTTAGGAACTCATGTTACTGCTGATGCAGGAACAGGTTGTGTACATACAGCACCTGGACATGGGCAAGATGACTATGTTGTAGGAACAAGATATGGACTTCCTGTAATCTCTCCAATTAACCATAAAGGAGTATTAACAGAAGATGCAGGGCAATTTGCAGGATTATTTTATGCAAAAGCAAATAAAGAGATCTGTACTTACTTAGAAGGAACAGGAGATCTTCTAAAATTAAAGATGATAGAACACTCATATCCTCATGATTGGAGATCTAAAACTCCAGTAATATTCAGAGCTACAGAACAATGGTTTGTCAATGTAGAAGGTTCAGATATAAGAGAAAGAGCTTTAAAAGCTTTAGATGATGTAACATTCATTCCAGCTTGGGGAAGAAATAGAATTGGTTCAATGCTAGAAACAAGACCTGACTGGTGTATCTCAAGACAAAGAGTATGGGGAGTACCTATTCCAGTATTCTATAATGTTGCAACAGGAAAAGAGATCTTTAATAGAGATATTTTAAATAGAATAATTGAAATTGTAAAAAAAGAGGGAACTATAGCTTGGGTAAAATATAGTGCTGAAGAGCTAATAGGAGAGGAACTTCTTGAAAAATACAATCTAAAAGATGTAGAATTAAGAAAAGAAACAAACATAATGGACGTTTGGTTTGACTCTGGAGTTTCTCATAGAGCTGTACTAGAAACAAGAGGAGATCTATTACACAGACCAGCAGATTTATACTTAGAAGGATCTGATCAACATAGAGGATGGTTCCAAACATCACTTCTTACTTCAATAGGATCAACTCACGATGCTCCATTTAAAAATATCCTTACTCATGGATTTGTAAATGATGGTGAAGGAAAGAAAATGTCAAAATCTGTTGGAAATACAGTAGTACCAGCAGATGTTATAAAAGTTTATGGAGCTGATATTTTAAGATTATGGTGTGCATCTGTAGATTATAGAGAAGATGTTAAAATTTCTGATAATATCCTTAAACAAATGGCTGAAGCCTATAGAAGAGTAAGAAATACAGCAAGATACATTTTAGGAAATAGTAATGACTTCAATCCTAATACAGATAGAGTTCCATATGAGCAATTAATGGAAATTGATAAATGGGCATTACATAAACTTGAAGTATTAAAGAGAAAAGTTACAGAAAACTATGATAAATACGAGTTCTATAACCTATTCCAAGATATTCATTATTTTGCAGGAGTAGATATGTCAGCTTTCTATCTTGATATTATAAAAGATAGACTTTATACTGAAGGAACTAATTCAATAGAGAGAAGATCTGCTCAAACAGTTATGACAGAAATTCTAGTGACTTTAACTAAGATGATAGCTCCAATCCTATCATTTACAGCTGAAGAAATTTGGGAAACTTTACCAGAAGTATTAAAAGATAAAGAATCTGTTCTTTTAACAGATTGGTATAAAGAAAATGATGAGTATCTAAATCCAGAGATTGAAAATAAATGGGTAGAGATTATAAAAGTTAGAAAAGAAGCTAATAAATCTCTTGAAAAAGCAAGACAAGGAAAAGATAGAATTATAGGAAACTCATTAGATGCAAAAGTTATGTTACATTCAACAGATGCAGAGACTCAAAAATTCTTGGTTGAAAATAGAGAGAAACTTGAACTTGCTCTAATTGTTTCAGAGGTTGAAATAGTAGAAAATATTGATGAAACTTTCACTAAAGGAGAAGAGGCAACAGATCTTTACATTAAAGTTCTTCATGCAGAGGGAGAAAAATGTGAAAGATGTTGGAAATACTCTAAAGAGCTTGGAAAAGATCCAGAACATCCAACTCTTTGTCCAAGATGTGCAAGTGTACTAAAAAAATAA
- a CDS encoding sensor histidine kinase, with amino-acid sequence MKIKKNSLLIKIIFYNDIAIIITSVTIALFLILISFQSLENRIVDAGRDKITLLNKGYNAVILKAKDDLFQVSRNINILSGKNINNKFTYNTVAKLIRNQLTKKNLKLYSDSIVCIVSADGMPLGEASDNRKTLINGEASRYILEKNLSRSEEDMDSIYFGKLGDTVYARVVIPYNSGSERAKEFLVLTLPINQNVLDNLRKFVGLDENDKIFFVVDNTYQFGDLGLEKGSKFFRKKENWEYEYFYRKKTIDNTVYYMSLYNLQDYNKKYIGNIGIGLVGDEIVRDKVKVSFSILLIVLGLIITSTTICARIFYELLAPLNKLIEAADGISKGNYDLSFNDEEVEEIRSLSKSFEHMAKSVRDKEKILKEKNNKLLENINRIDAIEKILMGLQIEDDITVTVKSLLSAFTSEMGLGYSRAMYFRYSREIDTLVGEMASVNSMVKTEITKKDEKTQGDGFEFQLTNLNKLVHLIKIPFKEDSMLVKALKEKRVIFHNDKGYKYNLGNDLFKSFGINNFLLFPVYNNNRNYGCILVDYFGKNRKISEEEAELMTLLSINTAIRLENKTMEEAKIDYERTATLARLANRFFGRREVSLKKIISIIERMAEYDYNDSCIVDEILKARDEIVKIKQENLILKEYSKIDENEMKPIEFDQIIYDVVDEIQQELEKEGITISVFMNCSGRILGDRKKLSRVFYELIKNAKMALRDQKNEDKKINIVVSKDKNIDKIRINIIDNGIGMTEEQMLNILDPFVSYTDGTPGLGLAIVDRVIKDHHGVIKFYSKVDEGTDIKITLNIYKEEIL; translated from the coding sequence ATGAAAATAAAGAAGAATTCTCTTCTTATAAAAATAATATTCTATAATGATATAGCAATAATAATCACATCTGTGACTATTGCTCTTTTTCTGATTCTAATTTCTTTTCAAAGTCTTGAAAATAGAATTGTAGATGCAGGTAGAGATAAGATAACTCTATTAAATAAAGGATATAATGCAGTAATTTTAAAAGCGAAAGATGATCTGTTTCAAGTTTCGAGAAATATAAATATCCTTTCAGGAAAAAATATTAATAATAAATTTACCTACAATACTGTTGCTAAGTTGATTAGAAATCAGTTGACAAAGAAAAATCTTAAACTATATTCTGATAGTATTGTTTGTATTGTATCGGCAGATGGAATGCCACTAGGAGAAGCTAGCGACAATAGGAAAACTTTAATAAATGGAGAAGCAAGTAGATATATTTTAGAAAAAAATCTTTCTCGTAGTGAAGAAGATATGGATAGTATATATTTTGGAAAATTAGGGGATACTGTTTATGCTAGAGTAGTTATACCATATAATTCTGGGTCAGAAAGAGCAAAGGAATTTCTAGTCTTAACATTGCCAATTAATCAAAATGTATTAGATAATCTAAGAAAATTTGTAGGATTAGATGAAAATGATAAGATATTCTTTGTAGTTGATAATACCTATCAGTTTGGAGATCTAGGATTAGAAAAGGGAAGTAAATTTTTTAGAAAAAAAGAGAATTGGGAATATGAGTACTTCTATAGAAAGAAAACAATAGATAATACAGTATACTATATGTCTTTGTATAACTTACAAGATTATAATAAAAAATATATAGGTAATATAGGAATAGGATTAGTTGGAGATGAAATAGTAAGAGATAAAGTAAAAGTTTCATTTTCAATTCTCTTAATAGTTTTGGGACTTATTATAACAAGTACAACTATTTGTGCTAGAATATTCTATGAACTTTTAGCCCCACTAAATAAGTTGATTGAGGCAGCTGATGGAATTAGTAAGGGAAATTATGATCTTTCTTTTAATGATGAAGAGGTTGAGGAGATAAGGTCTCTTTCTAAATCTTTTGAACATATGGCCAAAAGTGTAAGAGATAAAGAGAAAATCTTAAAAGAGAAGAATAATAAGCTTTTAGAAAATATTAATCGAATAGATGCTATAGAAAAAATATTAATGGGGTTACAAATTGAAGATGATATAACTGTAACAGTAAAAAGTCTTCTATCGGCTTTTACTTCTGAAATGGGATTGGGATATAGTAGAGCTATGTATTTTAGATATAGCCGTGAAATTGATACTCTTGTAGGAGAGATGGCAAGTGTTAACAGTATGGTAAAAACAGAAATTACCAAAAAAGATGAAAAAACTCAAGGAGATGGATTTGAGTTCCAATTAACAAATTTAAATAAGTTAGTACACTTGATTAAGATACCATTTAAAGAAGACAGCATGTTGGTGAAGGCTTTAAAAGAAAAAAGGGTTATTTTTCATAATGATAAAGGCTATAAATACAATTTAGGAAATGATCTTTTTAAAAGTTTTGGAATAAATAACTTTTTATTATTCCCAGTATACAATAATAATAGAAATTATGGGTGTATATTAGTAGATTATTTTGGAAAAAATCGAAAAATCTCTGAAGAAGAGGCTGAATTAATGACATTGTTATCAATAAATACAGCTATTAGATTGGAGAATAAAACAATGGAAGAGGCTAAAATTGATTATGAAAGAACAGCAACTTTAGCTAGATTGGCAAATAGATTCTTTGGTAGAAGAGAAGTTTCCTTGAAAAAAATAATTTCTATTATTGAAAGAATGGCAGAATATGATTATAATGATAGTTGTATTGTAGATGAAATTTTAAAAGCAAGAGATGAGATTGTAAAGATAAAACAAGAAAATCTTATTTTAAAAGAATACTCAAAAATTGATGAAAATGAGATGAAACCAATAGAATTTGATCAAATAATTTATGATGTAGTAGATGAGATACAACAGGAGTTAGAAAAAGAAGGAATAACTATCTCTGTATTTATGAACTGTAGTGGCAGAATATTAGGAGATAGAAAAAAATTAAGCAGAGTATTCTATGAGCTTATAAAAAATGCTAAAATGGCATTAAGAGATCAAAAAAATGAAGATAAAAAAATTAATATTGTTGTTTCTAAGGATAAAAATATAGATAAAATAAGAATCAATATAATAGATAATGGAATAGGAATGACAGAGGAGCAAATGTTAAATATTTTAGATCCATTTGTAAGTTATACTGATGGAACTCCAGGATTGGGACTTGCTATTGTTGATAGAGTAATCAAAGATCATCATGGAGTAATTAAGTTTTATTCTAAGGTAGATGAAGGAACAGATATAAAAATAACATTAAATATATATAAGGAGGAAATTTTATAA
- a CDS encoding Tex family protein yields MEKIFETVAKELKLKVNQVTNTMQLLDEGATVPFVSRYRKEVTGNLDEIEIGKILESVTYLRNLEKRKEEVIRLIEEQGKLTEELKKSIEDAEKLQEVEDIYFPYRKKRKTKADIAKERGLEPLADIMLKAKSVEELIEKAQGFLSDDIKTVDEALDGAMLIIAQNISETPAYREQIREIMLKYGILVTKESKKAKELDVKKVYGDYYDYSEPVTKMPPHRILAVNRGEKEDILSVNITLDEKTRARVENLILKDFLNKNLKDIYLKIVVDSLDRLILPSIEREVRNILTDKAELEAIAVFKDNLKNLLLQAPLKEKSILALDPGYRTGCKVAVIDKNGFYRENDVFFLVGEMHSPKQLAEAEKKIIDYVNKYKIDIIVMGNGTASRETESFVADVIKKNKLDVKYLIANEAGASIYSASKIAAEEFPELDVTVRGAISIGRRVQDPLAELVKIDPKSIGVGMYQHDVNQGRLDESLDSVINYVVNSVGANLNTASWALLSHISGIKKNIAKNIVEYRKENGNFKNRKELMKVKGIGAKAYEQMAGFLVIPEGENVLDNTIIHPESYHIAKEILETVGFSVEKYGEDLTGAREQLKNFKAEKFAKENGYGEETVKDIYQALIRDRRDPRDSFEKPLLKSDILKMENLQIGMEIEGTVRNVVKFGAFIDIGLKNDALLHISEISNKFVDDPSKVLSVGQIIKVRIKDIDKERERVALTKKEK; encoded by the coding sequence ATGGAAAAGATATTTGAGACAGTAGCAAAAGAATTAAAGTTAAAAGTTAATCAAGTTACAAATACAATGCAACTTTTAGATGAAGGTGCAACTGTACCATTTGTTTCAAGATATAGAAAAGAGGTAACAGGAAATCTTGATGAAATAGAAATTGGGAAAATATTAGAATCTGTAACATATCTTAGAAATCTTGAAAAGAGAAAAGAAGAAGTAATCAGATTAATAGAGGAACAAGGGAAACTTACAGAGGAGCTTAAAAAGAGCATTGAAGATGCAGAGAAACTTCAAGAGGTAGAGGATATCTATTTCCCTTATAGAAAAAAAAGAAAAACAAAGGCTGATATTGCAAAAGAAAGAGGACTTGAGCCTCTTGCTGATATTATGTTAAAAGCAAAATCAGTGGAAGAGTTAATAGAAAAAGCACAAGGATTTTTAAGTGATGATATAAAAACAGTTGATGAAGCCCTTGATGGAGCTATGCTGATTATAGCTCAAAATATCTCTGAAACTCCTGCTTATAGAGAGCAAATAAGAGAAATTATGCTTAAATATGGTATTCTTGTAACTAAAGAGAGTAAAAAAGCTAAGGAATTAGATGTTAAAAAAGTTTATGGAGACTATTATGATTATAGTGAACCAGTTACAAAGATGCCACCTCATAGAATTTTAGCAGTAAATAGAGGAGAAAAGGAAGATATATTATCTGTTAATATCACTTTAGATGAAAAAACTAGAGCTAGAGTTGAAAATCTTATATTAAAAGATTTTTTAAATAAAAACTTGAAGGATATTTATTTGAAAATAGTTGTAGACTCTTTAGATAGATTGATTTTACCATCTATTGAGAGAGAGGTTAGAAATATTTTAACTGATAAAGCTGAGTTAGAAGCTATTGCAGTATTTAAAGATAATTTGAAGAATCTTTTATTACAAGCACCACTAAAAGAAAAAAGTATATTAGCACTTGACCCAGGGTACAGAACTGGTTGCAAGGTAGCAGTAATTGATAAAAATGGATTCTATAGAGAAAATGATGTGTTTTTCCTAGTTGGAGAGATGCACTCACCAAAACAATTAGCTGAAGCAGAGAAGAAAATAATTGATTATGTAAATAAGTATAAAATTGATATAATAGTAATGGGAAATGGAACTGCCTCAAGGGAGACAGAAAGTTTTGTTGCAGATGTAATTAAAAAGAATAAATTAGATGTGAAATATCTGATAGCAAATGAAGCAGGAGCATCAATCTATTCAGCATCAAAGATAGCAGCAGAGGAGTTTCCAGAGCTAGATGTAACAGTTAGAGGAGCTATCTCTATTGGAAGAAGAGTACAAGATCCATTGGCTGAATTAGTAAAAATTGATCCTAAATCTATTGGTGTTGGAATGTATCAGCATGATGTAAATCAAGGACGTTTAGATGAATCATTAGACTCTGTAATTAACTATGTTGTAAATAGTGTAGGAGCTAACTTAAATACAGCATCATGGGCATTACTTTCACATATTTCAGGAATTAAAAAGAACATAGCTAAAAATATAGTAGAATACAGAAAAGAAAATGGAAACTTTAAAAATAGAAAAGAATTGATGAAGGTAAAAGGAATTGGGGCTAAAGCATATGAACAAATGGCTGGATTCTTAGTAATTCCAGAGGGAGAAAATGTTTTAGATAATACAATAATCCACCCTGAATCATATCATATAGCTAAAGAAATCTTAGAAACTGTTGGATTTAGTGTTGAAAAATATGGAGAAGATTTAACAGGAGCTAGAGAGCAATTAAAGAACTTTAAAGCTGAAAAATTTGCTAAAGAAAATGGCTATGGAGAGGAAACAGTTAAGGATATCTATCAAGCTTTAATTAGAGATAGAAGAGACCCAAGAGATAGTTTTGAAAAACCTCTTTTAAAATCAGATATATTAAAAATGGAAAATCTTCAAATTGGAATGGAGATTGAGGGAACAGTAAGAAATGTAGTTAAATTTGGAGCTTTTATAGATATTGGATTAAAAAATGATGCTCTACTACACATTTCAGAGATCTCTAATAAATTTGTAGATGATCCAAGTAAAGTTTTATCAGTTGGACAAATTATAAAAGTAAGAATAAAAGATATAGATAAAGAGAGAGAAAGAGTAGCATTGACTAAAAAGGAGAAATAG
- the rpsP gene encoding 30S ribosomal protein S16: protein MLKLRLTRLGDKKRPSYRIVAMEALTKRDGQAVAYLGNYFPLEDSKVVLKEEEILNFLANGAQPTRTVKSILVKAGVWAKFEESKRK, encoded by the coding sequence ATGTTAAAATTAAGACTTACAAGACTTGGAGACAAAAAAAGACCTTCTTATAGAATCGTTGCTATGGAAGCTTTAACAAAAAGAGATGGACAAGCAGTTGCTTACTTAGGAAACTACTTCCCACTAGAAGATTCTAAAGTTGTTTTAAAAGAAGAAGAAATCTTAAACTTCTTAGCAAATGGAGCTCAACCTACAAGAACAGTTAAATCAATCCTAGTTAAAGCTGGAGTATGGGCAAAATTTGAAGAATCAAAAAGAAAATAA
- the ffh gene encoding signal recognition particle protein, producing the protein MLDNLGSRFQEIFKKVRGHGKLSESNIKEALREVRMSLLEADVNYKVVKDFTNKILEKSVGTDVLKGINPGQQFIKIVNDELVELLGGTNSRLTKGVKNPTVLMLSGLQGAGKTTFAAKLANYLKKQGESVLMVGADIYRPAAIKQLQVLGEQINVPVYAEEETKDAVAICERGLEKAKELKSTYMIIDTAGRLHIDEKLMDELRNIKKAVRPQEILLVVDAMIGQDAVNLAESFNNVLSIDGIVLTKLDGDTRGGAALSIKSVVGKPIKFVGVGERIDDIELFHPERLVSRILGMGDVVSLVEKAQSAIDEEDAKSLEEKIRTQKFDLNDFLKQLQNIKKLGSLGSILKLIPGMGQIGDLAPAEKEMKKVEAIIQSMTFEERKKPEILKASRKKRIAMGSGTDVSDVNRLLKQFEQMKEMMKMFSGGKMPSFPGFPGMKGGKGGRFPF; encoded by the coding sequence ATGTTAGATAATTTAGGTTCTAGATTTCAAGAGATTTTTAAAAAAGTAAGAGGACATGGAAAACTAAGTGAAAGCAATATAAAAGAAGCATTGAGAGAAGTAAGAATGTCTCTACTTGAAGCTGACGTAAACTATAAAGTTGTAAAAGATTTTACAAATAAGATACTTGAAAAATCTGTTGGAACAGATGTTTTAAAAGGAATAAATCCTGGACAACAATTTATAAAGATAGTTAATGATGAATTGGTAGAACTTTTAGGAGGAACAAATTCAAGACTGACTAAAGGGGTAAAAAATCCAACTGTTCTAATGCTTTCAGGGCTTCAAGGGGCAGGGAAAACAACTTTTGCAGCAAAATTAGCTAATTACTTAAAGAAACAGGGAGAATCTGTTTTAATGGTAGGAGCAGATATATATAGACCAGCAGCAATAAAACAATTACAAGTTTTAGGAGAACAAATTAATGTTCCTGTGTATGCTGAGGAAGAAACAAAAGATGCTGTGGCAATTTGTGAAAGAGGGCTTGAAAAAGCTAAAGAGTTAAAATCTACATATATGATAATAGATACTGCAGGAAGACTTCACATAGATGAGAAGTTAATGGATGAGCTTAGAAACATTAAAAAAGCTGTTAGACCTCAAGAGATATTATTAGTTGTAGATGCTATGATAGGGCAAGATGCTGTTAACTTGGCAGAATCATTTAATAATGTTTTAAGCATAGATGGAATAGTTTTAACAAAACTAGATGGAGATACAAGAGGGGGAGCTGCACTTTCAATAAAATCTGTTGTTGGTAAACCTATTAAATTTGTTGGAGTAGGAGAAAGAATAGATGATATTGAACTTTTCCATCCAGAAAGACTTGTTTCAAGAATTTTAGGAATGGGAGATGTAGTTTCACTTGTTGAAAAGGCTCAAAGTGCAATAGATGAAGAAGATGCAAAATCTTTAGAAGAAAAGATAAGAACACAAAAATTTGACTTAAATGACTTCTTAAAACAACTTCAAAATATTAAAAAATTAGGTTCATTAGGAAGCATTTTAAAATTAATACCTGGTATGGGGCAAATTGGTGACTTAGCTCCTGCTGAAAAAGAGATGAAGAAAGTAGAAGCAATAATACAATCTATGACTTTTGAAGAGAGAAAGAAACCAGAGATATTAAAAGCAAGTAGAAAGAAGAGAATAGCAATGGGTAGTGGTACTGATGTATCAGATGTAAATAGGCTATTGAAACAATTTGAACAGATGAAAGAGATGATGAAGATGTTCAGTGGTGGAAAGATGCCGTCATTCCCTGGCTTTCCTGGTATGAAAGGTGGAAAGGGAGGAAGATTCCCTTTTTAA
- the ylxM gene encoding YlxM family DNA-binding protein: protein MELSEFLEVSTLLDYYKNLLSDKQREYLVNHFEEDLSLSEIAKNNNVSRQAVYDNIKRGIKLLKEYEEKLGFYEKDRELYGKLKDLRDNFKVEKLDDILDSYFS from the coding sequence ATGGAATTAAGTGAATTTTTAGAAGTTTCAACACTTTTAGATTATTATAAGAACTTGTTAAGTGACAAGCAGAGAGAGTATTTAGTGAATCACTTTGAAGAGGATCTTTCTCTTTCTGAGATAGCAAAAAACAATAATGTGAGTAGACAAGCTGTATATGATAATATTAAAAGGGGAATAAAATTATTAAAAGAGTATGAGGAAAAACTAGGTTTCTACGAAAAAGATAGAGAGTTATATGGAAAATTGAAAGATTTGAGAGATAACTTTAAAGTAGAAAAACTAGATGATATATTGGATAGCTATTTTAGTTAG
- a CDS encoding NfeD family protein, producing MEIVWLVGAIIFAVIEFIVPGLISIWFAISAVITIFFSMIVEKVLYQGYFFVVVSVLLLLITRKYCKKIRSQKNDKVDRITGTVVEIKEIDERGNYIIYLDGKHWLGKSETLLNVGDKAKILKIEGIKLVLEKEN from the coding sequence ATGGAAATAGTATGGTTAGTAGGTGCAATTATTTTTGCAGTGATAGAGTTTATAGTTCCGGGGCTTATTTCCATTTGGTTTGCTATTTCAGCAGTTATTACAATATTTTTTTCAATGATAGTTGAGAAAGTTCTTTATCAAGGATATTTTTTTGTAGTAGTTTCAGTACTTTTACTATTAATTACAAGGAAGTATTGTAAAAAGATCCGTTCTCAAAAAAATGATAAAGTAGATAGAATAACAGGAACTGTTGTTGAAATTAAAGAGATTGATGAAAGAGGAAATTATATTATCTATCTTGATGGAAAGCATTGGTTAGGAAAATCTGAAACACTTTTAAATGTTGGAGATAAAGCTAAAATATTAAAAATTGAAGGAATAAAGCTTGTATTAGAAAAAGAAAATTAA
- a CDS encoding NAD+ synthase → MEKLNIDLNSLEETLVAFLKDEVEKTGFKKVVLGLSGGIDSALVAFLAAKAFGPENVLGVMMPYKSSSKESVEHAKLVVEASGIRSIQVEITPMIEPYFQMNPDMSSLRRGNMMARQRMNILFDNAAKENALVLGTSNKTEILLGYSTQFGDSASAVNPIGDLYKAHVWNLSRHIGVPHELIDKKPSADLWEGQTDEQELGFSYKMADEILYRLIDERMTAEEVVEEGFSKEIVEKIQRKIKFSQYKRKLPVIAKISKRTSGIDFRYPRDWGV, encoded by the coding sequence ATGGAAAAGTTAAACATTGATTTGAATAGTTTAGAAGAAACTTTAGTAGCTTTTTTGAAAGATGAAGTTGAAAAGACAGGATTTAAAAAGGTTGTTTTAGGTTTGTCTGGAGGAATTGATTCAGCTCTAGTAGCATTTTTAGCAGCTAAAGCTTTTGGACCAGAAAATGTATTAGGTGTGATGATGCCTTATAAAAGTTCAAGTAAAGAGAGTGTAGAACATGCTAAATTAGTAGTTGAAGCATCAGGAATAAGAAGTATTCAAGTTGAGATAACTCCTATGATAGAGCCTTATTTCCAAATGAATCCAGATATGAGCAGCTTGAGAAGAGGAAATATGATGGCAAGACAAAGAATGAACATTCTTTTTGACAATGCTGCTAAGGAAAATGCTCTAGTTTTAGGAACTTCAAATAAAACAGAGATCTTATTAGGATATAGTACACAATTTGGCGATTCAGCGTCAGCAGTAAATCCAATAGGGGATCTATATAAAGCACATGTATGGAATCTTTCAAGACATATAGGGGTTCCACATGAGTTAATTGATAAAAAGCCTAGTGCTGATCTTTGGGAAGGACAAACAGATGAGCAAGAATTAGGATTTTCATATAAAATGGCAGATGAAATATTATACAGATTAATTGATGAGAGAATGACAGCGGAAGAGGTAGTTGAAGAAGGATTTTCAAAAGAGATTGTAGAGAAAATTCAAAGAAAAATAAAATTTTCTCAATATAAGAGAAAGCTTCCTGTTATAGCTAAAATATCAAAAAGAACTTCGGGAATAGATTTTAGATATCCAAGAGATTGGGGAGTATAA